The genome window gtgtgtgtggaccatgtttattccttagtgatgtggacacaggaACTTGAAGGTCTCAACCCACTCAACCCACACTACAGTCCCGTCAACGTGGATGGGCATGTGGCtcggccctctgtttcctgtagtccaccatCAGCTCTAGCTGACGTTGAGAGAgtattgtcctggcaccacactgccaggtcactgaccttcTGCCTATAGGCTTTCTCACTGTCGTCGATAAGGCTGGGCGATAAATCAATAATTATTGAGATTTAAAAACATTTAGATACATTTTCGATAATGTCGATATAGAATAATGGGGTACAGCGGTCCATTTTACCTCTGTGAAGCAGCAGGAACATGCAGAGAAGTGACAATATGCACGAGGAGAGGTATACGCCACTAAAAACCACTTAGCACCTCGAGTGATGGAGTTGCCACTATAAACCACGAAAAAATGGTTAATAGTGACATAGGCGCAAACAGTGGCAGTGATAGCCATGGGGAAGGAGCAGCTTCAACCAAGAAATGATTGATTAAAATGTTTCAACTGTTTCAGTTTTTGGAAGTGGTTTGGCTTTTTGAGATCTAACGAAGAGCAGAGCAACGCTCGTGCAAATTGTGCCGTGAGACAAGATGGTGGCTACCAAGTCTGGTAATACGACAATCCTTTTTCACCGTCTGAAGAAGTAAAAATGGAAAGAAAGTTAGTTTACGCCACTGTATTGATTAACGCCCCTCAAGCATCATCCAAATCTACAAGAGGTCATGAACCCTTAATGATGGCGAAACAGAGTTCAACCATCAAAACCATCAAAAATGATTTTGTCATGGACTATCTGAATGAGACACAGCCTCGTTGGTCGACCCTCAGTTTAAAAACACATTACATCAAAGAGGAGAAGGTGGGACACCTATAAAAGCAAGAGCTGTCTCAGATGGTCAATGAGGTACACGTCTCCCTGTGCTGGGCTTGGGTTTCCATGGCTATAGCTTCACCACAACCGACAGCTAAAAAGAGAAAGTCACAGCAGTTTTTTTTCCTTCAAAAAGCCTTGTTCCACCATCACAGGTCTTAATGAAATCCATCTGGTAGAGAAGGAACTCAACTTTTACCTCCAGTCTCCTGATGCTGACAGTGAAACCAATCCACTGGACTGGTGGAAGAGCCACCCCAAAAAACGATACCAAAGTCAGCCACCTGGCAAAGCTCTACACGGGCATTCCTGCGACCAGCTCCCCTCAGTGTGTTTTTAGCACCATGGCAACATTGTGACCTGCCATAGGGCAGCGTTAAAGCCTGTAGATAGACTCGTCTTTCTTGCTTGTAACTTGTAAGACAACAACTACCCCAACATGAACTGTGATGTGCCATTAGGCTAACAGTTTTAATACATATTGCCTTGCACCATTTAAATCATTTCTTGCTCATGACTTCTAAGGGTTTACagctaaaaaaaaaacacaaaaaaacaattgTGAGTTCTACTTCtgacaataaataaatattaaagcATTTGGTTTGTTCAGGCATTCTTGAGTCTGAAGCAGATATGCACCTTTTTAAACATCATTTGATAGATGTATATTTTATCGTGATAATATATTTGCCGTATCGCCCAGCCCTAGTCttcggtgatcagacctaccaccgtCGGGTCgacagaaaacttaatgatggttttggagtcgtgcGCGGCCATGCAGTcgagggtgaacagggagtacaggaggggactaagtacacacccctgagggaccccagtgttgaggaacaGCGTGTGGAGATGTGTTATTGCATACCCTCACCACTttggggtggcccatcaggaagtccagaatccagttgcagagggaggtgttcagtcccagggtcctgagcttggagggcactatggtgttgaacgctgcgctgtactcaatgaacagcattctgacataGCTGTTCCTCTTGTgcagatgggagagggcagtgtggagtgcaatagaaattgtgtcatttgtttgggtggtatgcaaactTGAGTGGGTCCAGTGTGTTTGGGATGTTGAtgctagcctttcaaagcatttcatggctaaaGAGGAGTCCTacgggcaatagtcatttacacgAATTAACAAGAAACTgatggagttgttgaaaaacaagttttaatgactccaacctatgtgtatgtaaacttccgacttcaactgtacatgtaggtagagttaattaaagtgaccaTGCATGGATGATGACAGAGTGGCAGNNNNNNNNNNNNNNNNNNNNNNNNNNNNNNNNNNNNNNNNNNNNNNNNNNNNNNNNNNNNNNNNNNNNNNNNNNNNNNNNNNNNNNNNNNNNNNNNNNNNacgattggcttgtgtcatctatttggcgtgtgctacggcccaaacagtagcctgtgtaaagttggtgtaataaaccgtcaattcgtaaactcaagcctctgtctggacaattgttcctttatgatctagtcgggtcattacattattatattaaaagttttagaacacctactcattccagggtttttctttcttttaatttttttactattttctacatgttagaataatagtgaaaacatcaaacctatgaaataacacatatggaattatgtagtaaccaaaaatgtgttaaacaaatcaaaatatatttgagatttgagattcttcaaattaccttgatgacagtgttgcacactcttggcattctctcaaccagcttcacctggaatgcttttccaacagtcttgaaggagttgctacatatgctgagcacttgttggctgcttttccttgactctgcggtccaactcatctcaaaccatctcaatttggttgaggtcagggggattgtggaggccaggtcatctgatgcagcactccatcactctccttcttggtaaaatagctcttacatgtgttgggtcattgtcctgttgaaaaacaaattatagtcagCAGGGTGACCGGTCCACTCCTGATCCCGGGGTCGTCTCCTTTGACGATGTCCTGCGGCTGGAGCCACGCGTCAGGGAGTGGGtactgtcacgtatactccctctccggcctctaggtcatcaggctgctgattatcccgcacacctgtcaccatcgtctcacgcacctcatgacactcacctggactccatcacctccttgattatcttccctatatctgtcactcccattggttcattcctcaggtgttattgactctgttttcatgtctgtgcgttgtctgtgtttcgtgttcattgtttatttaattaattaaaatgcTCACTCCCTGAACTTCCCTATTCTCAGCGCACTCATTAcagctatattctgtataccacacctaccttgtcacaacactgattgcctcaaacgcattaagaaggaaataaattccacaaattaagaagacacctgttaattgaaatgtattccaggtgaatacctcatgaagctggttgagagaatgccaagagtgtgcaaagctgtcatcaaggcaaagggtggctatttgaagaatctcaaatataaaatatattttcatttgtttaacacttttttttggttactacatgattccatatgttatttcatagttttcaataTTATTTGACAATGTAGaagatagtaaaaataaagaaaaacccttgaatgagtaagtgtgtccaaactttgactagTAGTTTTTTTATGTAGCACCTTGCACTTCCACTTTTGTATTCTTTCGAGCATGGATTAAATTAATTATTTTCCATCTCTGCCTCCTTAGGTAATTCCTCTTCATGATTTTGAGTGCAACCTTTTGAACTCTACAGGCACCGGCCGTCTTTCATCCCAGCCTGACAGCTAAACCTCATTTCTTTCACCAGCCGTCATTCATTCTAGCCTGAGAGCAAACCCTCATTGTTCTTTCATAATAACAACCATATTTGCAGCATAACATTGATTTTTTGGGATGGTTAAGTCCATGCTTCCACATCTCCCTTTTCTGGTAAAACATCTACAGGGCTTCTAAATTAAATAGCTTTGAAGATATCAACATCCTGCCCTTTTCCTCTGCATTTACAGTATACGCCAACCTTTACAATAACCGTTATGACTACTAAAAATGTCACTGAAGTTACCAAGCAACACTGTATATGATTACATTATTAAGTGGTAAAACTCAAACATAAACTGTTGGAAAGTGATTATTTATCCTCATATTATTGCTCATAACTGAGTCATCCTAATTAGAATCCATTAGGGATATCAAACCTTTATCAGACGCCATCTTGAAATCTCTGTTTCCTCACCGGCAGTATTTATGTTTAGGACCTCAGGAATGGGGGAATTTCTAGGGGTCAACAAAAGAGTTCTGCTGTGGTTGATGTTCAGAGTGTAAGTGAGTCCAGTCAGGAAGGATGTGAGCCATAGTAGTCAGTGCAGGCAGCCAACAGGCGCCTATAGTGTTGTttcccatcacacagacagacaacctgTCTTTCACCCTGTATCCTCATGACAACCTGTCTCCCTGTATCCTCATGACAACCTGTCTCCCTGTATCCTCATGACAACTTGTCTGTCTCCCTGTATCCTCAtgacaacctgtctgtctccctgtatcCTCATGACAACCTGTCTCCCTGTATCCTCAtgacagcctgtctgtctccctgtatcCTCATGACAACCTGTCTCCCTGTATCCTCATGACAACTTGTCTGTCTCCCTGTATCCTCAtgacaacctgtctgtctccctgtatcCTCAtgacaacctgtctgtctccctgtatcCTCAtgacaacctgtctgtctccctgtatcCTCAtgacaacctgtctgtctccctgtaacCTCATGACAacctgtctatctccctgtatccTCATGACAACCTGTCTTTCACCCTGTATCCTCATGACAACTTGTCTGTCTCCCTGTATCCTCAtgacaacctgtctgtctccctgtatcCTCAtgacaacctgtctgtctccctgtatcCTCAtgacaacctgtctgtctccttgtATCCTCAtgacaacctgtctgtctccctgtatcCTCAtgacaacctgtctgtctccctgtatcCTCAtgacaacctgtctgtctccttgtATCCTCAtgacaacctgtctgtctccctgtatcCTCTCAAGCTGTGCATATCCTTTAATAAAAATGCAGAAAGACAGCAGTGGGTTAGTCAAATTCTACACTGTTATATTAAAACCAAACTCAATGAAATGCACTTGAAATAGAGGTTGACTTGACATAGTACATTTCTCAACTGTTTAGCTTACAATATTCAACAGATTATACACCCCACTCTTCATGACAATAAATGCTTGATGTGGTGTTAGTCAGACATTTCAAAGGAGTGAAAGAAACATTTCAACACCAGCTCAGTATCTGTGAGTCTCTGCCCAGGGCAGAGGCTGTTGTTAATGACTGCTTCCTCAGTCTTTGTTTCCTGTTGCAGCCCGGGCTTTGGGCTCTGGCACCTACTCAGAGACGCTCTTATCTGTCTGACCGACACAATAGGATAGAGTCCAGATATctaaaagagggagggggagagagggagaaagtttCCAAGTTGGAAATTCCAGAGTATCTGATTCACGCCCAGGCAGTGTCATAACGATGAATTCTGGTCTTTGGCCGTTGTTGAAGTGTGGGTTGGTGTATATATATGTCTGCACAGAGTACCAGAGAGCAGTATCATTTCATCCACTGGATCAGACTAGAAACATATCGTTTGGAGATTTACCTGCAGAAGAGCATCACATTTTAATCTTACAATGGTAAGTACTGTTGAGAGAAATGATTTATGCCTTAAAATTAAGATGCACCAGTTAGTTTATATACAGTTCAGACAGCCAATGCATTTCTGAGTCTGTAAGGTATGGCTTGATGTTGTCTCCACAGGACTTCTGCTCTGCATCACAGCAAACCAGAAGCCTCAGCTCATGGAtcaccctcttcctcctgtaCTCAAGTAAGAAACACATTTCAAAAGATCTATGCATTTCTAAAATCCCACTCATGTAAACTcattcatgtactgtatgtcaatATTGATCTTTTTGTCATTCCTCAGTTGTCACCATGTGCACTAGAGTAGAGGGCTGGTCCTACCATCACTCCGACAAAACTATGAACTGGGACACTGCTAGAAAGTGGTGCACGGAGCACTACACTGACATGGTGGCCATCCAGAACCGTGGAGAGATCTCCCACCTTAACAGCATCCTGCCCAGGCAGACCAACTATTACTGGATAGGGATCCGTAAGGTGGACGACGTGTGGACCTGGGTGGGGACCAATAAGACCCTGACTAAAGAGGCAGAGAACTGGGCAGACGGGGAACCCAACAACGGGGGGAACAACGAGGACTGTGTGGAGATGTACATCAAGAGAGAGGCGGACACAGGGAAGTGGAACGACGAGTCGTGTATGAAGAAGAAGACGGCTCTGTGCTTCACAGCCTCGTGTCAGAGCGACTCATGTTACCATGGAGAGTGTGTGGAGACCATCAACAGCCACCGCTGTAAATGCTCTGAGGGCTTCTACGGAGAGCAGTGTGAACACGGTAAGCAAGCCCAGGATGATATAGTCAAAATATCTAATACAGGCAGTATGAAGCCAACTGTTATCACACACAATGTTCTCttaattgtggtccttctgtagctcagttggtagagcatggcgcttgtaacgccagggtagtgggtttgatccccgggaccacccatacgtagaatgtatgcacacatgactgtaagtcgctttggataaaagcgtctgctaaatggcatatatattaatTGTAACTCCTTGCCTGTTTTCCTTTGTTGGCAGTTGTTGAATGTAAGATGGAGGGGGTCACTGTCCCTGCTAAAGCCAGTGTCAGTTGCTCTCACCCCAATGGGAATTTCTCCTTTGACTCGACGTGTCAGTATTCCTGTGAAGAGGGGTACCGGCTGAGCAGCTCCGGGCCTGTGAGATGCACAGCCTCAGAATCATGGTCAGAACAGCCTCCCACCTGTGAATGTAAGTATATCCTCTTATAAACCTTATAAATAAGGTGTTCTGGAAAGACTAATAACAGAAGAAAATAAGCTACAATTTGTAATGAACTTTTGATTTGTACTTTCTTTGAATTACCTCAGTGTCTTGCTATCGGTCTTTATACCAGTATGGCAGCTTAGACATCCTgtatttcagttgttgtgtatCTTGAGTAATGTCTTCATCGTGGCACATTTAGTCATGTATTGCgatctgctctctcctcctcagtggtCTCATGCAGTGAGCTGTATGAACCTGGGAAGGGTTCCATGGCCTGCTCCCATCCCCTGGGCTCCTTCAGCTACCTGTCCACCtgtacctttacctgtgaggagGGCTATGAGAGGCTGGCCTCCAGCTCTGCTACCCTGCAGTGTGGTGCCTCGGGACAATGGAACGACTCACAGTCGCAGTGTATTGGTGTGTACAGGTTCTGGATATCTGTAAACGTAGACCCCATAACATGTTACATCAACTGTAGTTGCTATAAATATATGAATGACACAGGACATTTTCCATTCAGAAATATCTAGGAGGATAAAAAGAGTTTTGTAATTGTGTGACAGTAGAATTGTCTCTGGACACAGactgaccactgcaccactctgtCTTGCAGCTGTACGCTGCCCTACCCTCCAGCAGCCACAGGATGGCGCTATCAGCTGTGGAGAAGACTTCACCTATGGAAGCAGCTGTAACTTTAGCTGCTCTGAGGGTTATCTCCTCAAGGGGGCGATCACGCTGACCTGCACATCAGCTGCTGAGTGGAGTGAGGAGATACCACACTGTGAAGGTAAGGACAAACTTTTTTGCATCTTTAAACTAGACCTGATTTAAACCATTGTCTACATTGACAATAATTTTTTAATCAATTTAAACCAATGTATTTATTGACAAGATAGACTTCTGACCACTCTAACAATTAAAAAACATGTCCTCAAAGACGGAAGTCAGGCAGGAGATGGCAAGaacaggtgggaccattctagccaatgagagggcataatcaatcaaatgtatttataaagcccttcttacatcagctgatgtcttaaagtgctttacagaaacccagccataaacccaaaacagcaagcaatgcaggtgtagaagcagggtggctaggaaaaactccctagaaaggccagaacctaggaagaaacctagagaggaaccaggctatgaggggtggccagtcctcgtctggctgtgctgggtggaaattataacagaacatggccaagatgttcaaatgttcatagatgaccagcagggtcaaataataataattacagaggtTATCAAGGGTTCAACagatcagcacctcaggagtaaatgacagttggcttttcatagccgatcattcagaggttctccaccgctcctgctgtctctagaaagttgaaaacagcaggtcggGGACAGGTAGcgcgtccggtgaacaggtcagggttccatagacgcaggcagaacagttgaaactggagcagcagcacggccaggtggactggggacagcaaggagtcatcaggccaggtagtcctgaggcatggtcctagggctcagatcctctgagaaagaaagaaagaaataaagaaagaaaggaagaaagaaagaaagaaagaaagagaattagagagagcatactaaaattgacacaggacaccggataagacagaactactccagatataacagactgaccctagccccccgacacataaactac of Oncorhynchus gorbuscha isolate QuinsamMale2020 ecotype Even-year linkage group LG15, OgorEven_v1.0, whole genome shotgun sequence contains these proteins:
- the sele gene encoding E-selectin, with translation MDFCSASQQTRSLSSWITLFLLYSIVTMCTRVEGWSYHHSDKTMNWDTARKWCTEHYTDMVAIQNRGEISHLNSILPRQTNYYWIGIRKVDDVWTWVGTNKTLTKEAENWADGEPNNGGNNEDCVEMYIKREADTGKWNDESCMKKKTALCFTASCQSDSCYHGECVETINSHRCKCSEGFYGEQCEHVVECKMEGVTVPAKASVSCSHPNGNFSFDSTCQYSCEEGYRLSSSGPVRCTASESWSEQPPTCELVSCSELYEPGKGSMACSHPLGSFSYLSTCTFTCEEGYERLASSSATLQCGASGQWNDSQSQCIAVRCPTLQQPQDGAISCGEDFTYGSSCNFSCSEGYLLKGAITLTCTSAAEWSEEIPHCEVVSCSELYEPGKGSMACSHPLGSFSYLSTCTFTCEEGYERLASSSATLQCGASGQWNDSQSQCIAVSCPTLQQPQDGAISCGEDFTYGSSCNFSCSEGYLLKGAITLTCTSAAEWSEEIPHCEVVSCSELYEPGKGSMACSHPLGSFSYLSTCTFTCEEGYERLASSSDTLQCGASGQWNDSQPQCIAVSCPTLQQPQDGAISCGEDFTYGSSCNFSCSEGYLLKGAITLTCTSAAEWSEEIPHCEAVQCPSPVVPLGGQVSCEAPSHPWGSVCNFSCDEGYDHQGAPNMQCSRSGEWSAETPTCTATPEPPLNPTILGLAAGGAVSLSGLSLAAWLLKRIRQKANKFDLNSTSDIEEPLQTYRNSIDSLI